From Calothrix sp. PCC 6303, a single genomic window includes:
- a CDS encoding UDP-glucuronic acid decarboxylase family protein — MRILVTGGAGFLGSHLIDRLMNAGHEVICLDNFYTGNKENIMKWLGNPHFDLIRHDITEPIRLEVDQIYHLACPASPVHYQYNPVKTVKTNVMGTMNMLGLAKRVKARFFLASTSEVYGDPDVHPQSEEYRGNVNPIGIRSCYDEGKRIAETLAFDYYRQNKVDIRVVRIFNTYGPRMLENDGRVVSNFIAQALRKKPLTVYGDGSQTRSFCYVSDLIEGFIRLMNSDYVGPVNIGNPGEYTILQLAEAVRDLVNPGSDINFEPLPSDDPRRRRPDITKAKTLLDWEPTVALQEGLKLTIEDFRSRIENSQ; from the coding sequence ATGAGAATTTTGGTGACGGGTGGAGCTGGTTTTCTGGGTTCCCATCTTATTGATCGATTGATGAATGCCGGACATGAAGTTATTTGCTTAGATAACTTTTATACAGGTAACAAGGAAAATATTATGAAGTGGCTAGGAAATCCCCACTTCGATTTGATCCGTCATGACATTACAGAACCAATTAGGTTAGAAGTAGATCAAATATACCATTTGGCTTGTCCCGCATCCCCGGTACATTATCAGTACAACCCAGTAAAAACCGTGAAAACCAACGTCATGGGGACTATGAATATGCTGGGTTTGGCAAAGCGTGTCAAAGCCAGATTTTTCTTAGCTTCCACCAGCGAAGTTTACGGAGATCCTGACGTTCATCCCCAAAGCGAAGAATATCGGGGTAATGTCAATCCCATCGGTATACGCTCCTGTTATGACGAAGGAAAACGTATTGCAGAAACCTTAGCCTTCGATTATTACCGCCAAAATAAGGTAGATATTCGCGTAGTCCGAATTTTCAATACCTACGGACCACGGATGTTAGAAAATGACGGTCGCGTAGTCAGTAATTTTATTGCCCAAGCATTACGTAAAAAACCTTTAACAGTTTACGGTGACGGTTCACAAACCCGGAGTTTCTGCTACGTTTCCGACTTAATTGAAGGCTTTATTCGCTTGATGAACAGTGACTATGTTGGTCCTGTCAACATTGGGAATCCTGGAGAATACACAATACTCCAACTAGCAGAAGCTGTCCGAGATTTGGTAAATCCAGGTTCAGATATCAACTTTGAACCTTTACCATCCGATGATCCGCGTCGTCGTCGTCCCGATATCACCAAGGCAAAAACCTTGTTAGATTGGGAACCTACTGTTGCTCTCCAAGAAGGATTAAAACTGACAATAGAAGATTTCCGTTCTCGGATCGAAAATAGTCAGTAA